Part of the Pirellulales bacterium genome is shown below.
CAGTTCGGATTGCAGGCTGCAACCCGCCTGCATGAAGCCGGAATCGCTAGTAATCGCGGATCAGAATGCCGCGGTGAATGTGTTCCTGAGCCTTGTACACACCGCCCGTCAAGCCACGAAAGTGGGGGGTATCCGAAGTCGGCAATGCAACCGTAAGGAGCTAACCGCCTAAGATAAACTCCGCGATTGGGACTAAGTCGTAACAAGGTAGCCGTAGGGGAACCTGCGGCTGGATCACCTCCTTTCTAAGGATTTTTCCGATCCCCGTTTGTGACATCTACAAACATGGGATCACCAAATTGTGGAGCAGTCCTTGTGTTGGCAAGAAGTCCGTTTCCAAGCCGACGACTCGTCGTCGGTGCGGCGAACAAAACTACCTAATTGACTAGATAAAACCCGCGCGGGCTTAAGCCAGGCCCCGCGGGTTTTTTTATTGCGCCGCCGTTATCATGGAGTTCCGGCCCTACCCGCAGTTCCACACACCATGATCACTGTGAAATTCACATTTCCCGCCTGTTTCCTGTGCATCGGACTGGCGCTTGCCACAGATTTTTCAGCGGCGGCCGCGCAGTCAACGCCCGACGTTGCCATTTGGGCTGGCGGTTCTGGAAATTGGAATCAAGCAAACCTTTGGTCCAATGGTTTACCCAATGGGTATCTGCGCGCCGAGGTGCATGGAAAGTGCACAGTCACGGTTCCCGCTGGCGACTATGTGATTGGCGACCTGGAAATCGGTTTGAATCCACACGATCGTGCTCGTGTGGAAGTAGATGGCGGACAATTGATTCTCATGCAAGATTCTCTCCGCATCGGCGAAGAAACAGGCGGCGAAGGAGAATTCGTTCTCAAAGACGGGGCCATGCACTGCTTCATGGATGTTTACGCCGGAGCAGCCACTGGCGTTCCCGGCTGCGCCACCAAGGCCACGCTGCGAATCCAGGGCGGAAGCTTCCTGGGCCGAACTTTGCTCGCGGGCATTGGCTGAGGCGCTGAATCGGTAGTGGCTATTGAAGGCTCGCGCGCATCGGCGGTCCACGTGCTTGATTACTCCAATTTTGAGGCTCATGCCGACACCAATGGCACACCGGGCAATACGACGCTCCAGTACACGCTGGATGAACACGGCGTTACGCCCATCACCATTCAAGCTCGTTACCGCGGCCTACAAATCGTCCAAGACTCGCAATGCCATTGCCGCTTGCAAATTAAACTCAGCGCCGTTCCGCCCCGCGATGACGTCACGCTTGTTTCATCGCATGTTCCCACCATCGGAACGTTTGACGACCTGCCGGAGGGAAGCGAAATCACTGCCGATTACCAGGGGCAAACGTATCGCTGGCAACTGACCTATCGCGGTGGGTCGCAGGGAAACGATCTGGAGCTGCTGAATAAAAGTCAATACGCAGCCGATGCGCCGGTCACCCACACTCGGCCGCTGCCCGAAATTCCCAAGGCACTTTGGATCGAGCACCGGTTATATCCACTATTCGCCGATGCGCCCGCCAAGCCCACCTTTGAAGGCGCCGAGGGTTACGGCGCGGCAACTTCCGGCGGCCGCGACGGCCGGACCATGTACGTCGATAACCTGAACGATTCCGGTCCCGGCAGTTTGCGAGCAGCCATCGAATCGTCCGGTCCGCGCACCATCTTGTTTCATGTCGGCGGCGTCATCCCGCTCAAGTCGACGCTCGTCATTAAAGAGCCTTTCATCACCATCGACGGCCAAACTGCGCCTGGCGAGGGCATCATGCTTCGCAATCACGGCATCGAAGTTCGCACCCACGACGTGGTGCTGCGTTATTTTCGTGTCCGCGTGGGCGATGACGACGTGCAACTGGACCAGCCCAAAGCCCGCGAAACTTACGAAGGAGGCGCCGGCGAGCATGCGCTGTATTTTATCGAAGGCTCGAAAAACTGCATTGCCGATCATTTGTCGCTGAGTTGGTCGACGACGAAAATCCTGTCGGTGACCAAACTGTGCGACTTAATCACGATTCAGCGGTGCATCCTGAGCGAGGCGCTGAACTTCGCAGGCCACGGTTACGCCTCAATCGCCGGCGGCAACCGAGTGACGTGGCATCATAATTTGTTCGCGCACAACCAGAGCCGCAATGTCCGCTTCGGTGGCATGGTAGATGCCGATTTTCGTAATAACGTGATTTACGATTGGGGCCAGCGCGCCGGCTATGGCGAATTCGACCGTGTGAACTATGTCGGTAACTATCTCAAGGCCGGCCCTTCGACAGCACAAAAGCCGTATTTGTTTTTTCTGTTGGGCGAGGCACAAGTTGCGGCTGGTTCGCTATTCGTCAAAGATAATTTTCTCGAAGGCAGCGGTGCTCCTCCCGGCGTCAACGAAAACAACTGGCTCGGCATGGGCGCTTACCATGCGCAGCGCGAAACCCTCGAAGCAATCGAGCCGTTCCCCGCTCCACCCGTCACGACCGAGTCGCCAGGCGATGCCTACGAGCACGACTTACAAAACGTCGGCGACACGTTGCCCAAACGCGATGCCATCGATCAGCGCATCATCCGCGAAGTTCGTGACGGAACCGGCCACATTATCAATCACGTGAAAGACATCGGCGGCTGGCCCGATTTTCCTCCTGCGGATGAGAAGTGAATCATGCCATATTTGCAAAGTTTTTTCGCGTTTAGCACCGTCCCCGCTTGCGGTTTAGCATGCCGTACGCGAGGATTCTGCTAAACCGCAAACGGACAAAAACCCAAAACGCATCGTACCAATGGTGATCGCCCACCATCTCATTTGGACCGCTTACGGCACTTGGCTCCCCAACGATCCGCGCGGCAGCGGCTCGCACTCCATCGCCGCTGTGCAATTGGCCGAACTCGGCGAACTCCATTACGGCCGCAAAAAAGTACAACCCTCCGGCCGAGATATCCGCGAATTCTACGATCGCGCCGAAGAACGATTGTTGTTCGATGTGATTCATTTCAACGCGCAACAAATCCAGCTTGTCGCCGAAGCGCTCGCCGTTGCGATTGGAGATTTTGACTACACTTGCTACGCCTGCGCCATCATGCCCGATCATGCTCACATGATCATCCGCAAACACAAACACTTGGCCGAAGAAATGATCGAAAACCTCCAAGCCTCCACCCGCTTGCGGTTTAGCAAGTCCCGCCTCATCAGTCCCGATCACCCGCTCTGGACCCTCGGCGGCTGGAAGCGCTTTCTCGATTCACCGCCGCGCGTCCAGCAAGTCATTCGCTACGTCGAACAAAACCCAACCGAAATCGGCCTGACCGCGCAGAAGTGGCCCTTCGTTACCCCTTACGATAACTGGCCCTTCCATCATCGCAAAAAATAAATCGCAATTCGGTATCCATTCCGATCACTTCTCCGCGCGCTTGCAGTTTAGCCTGCCACGCGCCACCACCGCTTGCGGTTTAGCAAACTTCACCCAGCGAATAAAAAACATCTATTAACCCCACCGCCATTCGCCACGCCCCGCCAAGTCCCGCGGATTTTTTAGTTGCGACAAATACCCTATAGCGAAAGAGCATTAAGTGCATTCGGAGTTCCAGGGGGCTCAATCTCTTATAAGTAATCATCGAAATATTCCAATGGCACCGCCTGTCCGTAGGGCCGCTGAGGAACAGCTGATTCAACCTGGTTCGGATTGCTGTTATTTGGCGCCATGAATACGTTTTCAACCATAATCCCCAGCGCGTGACCTGATTTATCTAGTAGACATCCCCCGCTAAGTCCACCACCGCTTTGAAAACTAACTTGGATGAATCTTTGATTGGTTCCATAAGCTAGAGGAAGAGCTTCAACTGTACCTATATGAACTACCATAGTTGGATTTCTGCGCGGAATTGTGGGAAATCCGATCGCGACAACTTCTTCTCCAATTTTGGGCAATCGCAATTGCGTTGGAATTCCACGACTTGACCGCAATTCTTCGAGGCGCAAGCATCCTACATCGGCGGTGACGGTGCTGCC
Proteins encoded:
- a CDS encoding trypsin-like peptidase domain-containing protein, whose translation is MGEQCRIVDVTGICNGSTVTADVGCLRLEELRSSRGIPTQLRLPKIGEEVVAIGFPTIPRRNPTMVVHIGTVEALPLAYGTNQRFIQVSFQSGGGLSGGCLLDKSGHALGIMVENVFMAPNNSNPNQVESAVPQRPYGQAVPLEYFDDYL